The Drechmeria coniospora strain ARSEF 6962 chromosome 02, whole genome shotgun sequence genome has a segment encoding these proteins:
- a CDS encoding putative xylitol dehydrogenase, with protein MTIGSWYCTWELRCARHAYSTLDPDATADDLDRPLITRHPSSSIDIYPSSIVHPSTSIQPSSIQPSSIFPHPPSTVHRPPSSFSSSVTRPSASSLPPSTWSSRLVERKRTPWRLSRRPTRASTSACVEAAPLRRAAPTSDGQKNLSFVLDEPLRVSFADRPRPRLESPHDVLVAVAYTGICGSDVHYWRHGAIGHFVVEKPMVLGHESAGVVVETGAAVTSLRRGDRVALEPGHPCRRCSDCRAGRYNLCPGMVFAATPPHDGTLTGLWASPADFCYPLPANVSLREGALVEPLAVAVHMVKQAAVRPGQSLVVMGAGPVVSVDIDPSRLDFAADFAATHTYLSEPRAPEANAEAIRDRAGLPRGADAVIDASGAEQSIQVGQHVVRPGGTYIQGGMGKSDVTFPIMAMCLKEVTVKGSFRYGPGDYDLAVELIAAGQVDVKSLISDVVPFTRAEDAFERVKAGGVIKLLIAGPNADAPIFAEDLGDGAR; from the exons ATGACAATAGGCAgttggtactgtaca TGGGAGCTTCGCTGTGCTCGTCATGCCTATAG TACGCTTGACCCTGACGCtacggccgacgacctcgaccgcCCCCTCATCACTCGCCACCCATCATCCAGCATCGACATCTAcccatcatccatcgtccaccCATCCACATCCATCCAAccatcatccatccaaccATCATCCATCTTCCCCCATCCGCCATCTACCGTCCAccgtccaccgtcgtcgttttcGTCGTCCGTCACCCGCCCCTCAGCCTCGAGCCTCCCTCCGAGCACCTGGAgctctcgtctcgtcgagcGGAAGCGGACACCATGGCGACtcagccgtcggccgacgagggcgtcgacctcAGCGTGCGTGGAAGCTGCCCCcctccgccgcgccgcgccgACGTCTGACGGGCAAAAGAACCTCTCCtttgtcctcgacgagccgctgCGCGTGTCCTTTGCGGACCGGCCCCGACCGAGGCTCGAGTCCCCAcacgacgtcctcgtcgccgtcgcctacACGGGCATCTGCGGCTCCGACGTCCACTACTGGCGGCacggcgccatcggccacttcgtcgtcgagaagcccatggtcctcggccacgagtcggccggcgtcgtcgtcgagacgggcgccgccgtcacgagCCTCCGCCGGGGAGAccgcgtcgccctcgagccgGGCCATccgtgccgccgctgctccgACTGCCGTGCGGGCCGCTACAACCTCTGCCCGGGCATGGTCTTCGCCGCCACGCCCCCCCACGACGGCACCCTCACCGGCCTGTGGGCCTCGCCCGCTGACTTTTGCTACCCGCTGCCCGCCAACGTCTCGCTGCGGGagggcgccctcgtcgagccgctggccgtcgccgtgcacATGGTGAAGCAGGCCGCCGTCCGCCCGGGCCAgtccctcgtcgtcatgggcgccggcccc GTCGTCAGCGTCGACATTGACCCCTCGAGGCTCGActtcgccgccgacttcGCCGCCACCCACACCTACCTCTCCGAACCGCGAGCGCCCGAGGCCAACGCCGAGGCCATCCGCGACCGAGCCGGCCTGCCCcggggcgccgacgccgtcatcgacgcgagcggcgccgagcagTCGATCCAGGTTGGCCAGCACGTCGTCCGCCCCGGCGGCACCTACATCCAGGGCGGCATGGGCAAGTCGGACGTCACCTTTCCCATCATGGCCATGTGCCTGAAGGAGGTGACGGTCAAGGGATCCTTTCGGTACGGGCCCGGCGACTacgaccttgccgtcgagctcatTGCCGCCGGCCAGGTCGACGTCAAGTCCCTCATCTCGGACGTTGTGCCCTTTACgcgcgccgaggacgccttCGAGAGggtcaaggccggcggcgtcatcaAGCTTCTCATAGCCGGGCCCAACGCCGACGCGCCCATCTTCGCCGAGGACCTCGGAGACGGCGCCCGTTGA